In one window of Prevotella sp. E13-17 DNA:
- a CDS encoding fasciclin domain-containing protein produces MKIKNNIKTILMALAAVMTLGTMNSCSDEPDRENFYTFTGEMMSDYLSNRESFSEFKAIVERAGLMDLLAGYGHYTCFAPTNEAVDAFLAEKGLTSVAELSDADCDTIARTHLINNLYSTYEMSQDRLQTANFLGRYIATEQMTDDEDNAIVLLEGVTKTIFGKTTASGDYIHQNDSVENGIVHPVDMVIEKSNSMISDLLRMNSKVSIFYKALVATGVINEIQGVADENYDPSKYIREYYKSHNWNEVASAPDKKNIGYTVFVEPNEVYLKKFEEKGIDIVDKDTLKALYDLACLYYDSNENYADDKGKYSYNDLKADNNALKRFIQYHILNRQVAGTADLTPIVMTKTAEAFGISTSIINPVDWYPTLLPHTMVKIEQLTVRTDKAGHDNKGNGTIGERYINRRYAAPDYTFEGAHIDATVEKKPVHDGLNGHYFYIDDVIAFSQDVLEKVQNMRIRMDFSSIFPEVMTNGMRQEGNPYADDDSKTPDDSSTPKNGRNFYFPLGYLDGVDFNKNCLLVLRRPHTNFWSWQGDEWNLFGDYDLTFRIPPVPFSGEWQFRLGFCALETRGVMQVYFGSDPKNLTPQGIPLDMTKFLNTDMYLGSRFKSDEKLNDYNSKTDLEKAQEQKILKNLKAYRAGTSTYHFNPSTGEKFYFAGNERTYRRVLCTAQVDCTKDYYIRFRVASDGKQGNNNEFMLDYFEMVPRSVYSVDGDGDMEDDL; encoded by the coding sequence ATGAAAATCAAGAATAATATCAAAACCATACTGATGGCTCTGGCCGCCGTCATGACACTGGGCACCATGAACAGCTGCTCTGACGAACCAGACAGGGAGAATTTCTATACCTTCACTGGCGAGATGATGAGCGACTATCTGAGCAATCGTGAGTCGTTCAGCGAATTCAAAGCCATCGTTGAGCGTGCCGGACTGATGGATCTGCTGGCTGGCTATGGACACTACACTTGTTTCGCACCTACCAACGAGGCCGTTGATGCCTTCTTGGCAGAGAAAGGACTGACAAGCGTAGCTGAACTGAGCGATGCCGACTGCGATACCATTGCACGTACGCACCTGATCAATAACCTCTATTCTACTTACGAGATGTCGCAGGACCGTCTGCAGACGGCCAACTTCCTGGGACGTTACATCGCTACCGAGCAGATGACCGACGACGAGGATAATGCCATCGTGCTGCTGGAGGGTGTGACCAAGACCATTTTTGGTAAGACTACGGCTTCTGGCGACTATATCCATCAGAACGACTCGGTGGAGAATGGTATCGTTCATCCCGTCGATATGGTCATCGAGAAGTCTAATAGTATGATCAGCGACCTGCTGCGCATGAACTCGAAGGTGTCTATCTTCTACAAAGCGCTGGTGGCTACTGGCGTGATCAACGAGATTCAGGGCGTGGCTGACGAGAACTATGATCCCAGCAAGTATATCCGTGAGTACTATAAGTCGCATAACTGGAACGAGGTGGCCAGCGCTCCTGACAAGAAGAACATCGGCTATACGGTGTTCGTGGAGCCTAACGAGGTTTACTTGAAGAAGTTCGAGGAGAAGGGCATCGATATCGTCGATAAAGATACGCTGAAGGCCCTCTACGACCTGGCTTGTCTGTACTACGACAGCAACGAGAACTATGCTGACGACAAAGGCAAGTATAGCTATAACGACCTGAAGGCAGACAACAATGCCTTGAAACGCTTCATTCAGTATCACATCTTGAACCGTCAGGTGGCTGGTACGGCCGACTTGACGCCTATCGTGATGACAAAGACGGCAGAGGCCTTCGGCATCAGTACCAGCATTATCAACCCCGTGGACTGGTATCCAACGCTGCTGCCTCATACCATGGTGAAGATTGAGCAGTTGACGGTTCGCACCGACAAGGCTGGTCACGACAACAAGGGTAATGGCACGATAGGTGAGCGTTACATCAACCGCCGTTATGCCGCCCCCGACTACACCTTCGAAGGCGCTCACATCGATGCTACGGTCGAGAAGAAGCCCGTGCACGATGGTCTGAACGGACACTATTTCTACATCGACGATGTGATTGCTTTCAGTCAGGACGTGCTGGAGAAGGTGCAGAACATGCGTATCCGCATGGACTTCTCGAGCATATTCCCTGAGGTGATGACCAATGGTATGCGTCAGGAGGGTAACCCTTATGCCGATGATGATAGTAAGACACCAGACGACTCTTCAACACCTAAGAACGGACGTAACTTCTACTTCCCCTTGGGTTATCTGGATGGTGTGGACTTCAACAAGAACTGTCTGCTCGTATTGCGCCGACCACACACCAACTTCTGGTCATGGCAGGGCGACGAGTGGAACCTCTTTGGTGACTACGACCTGACCTTCCGCATCCCACCAGTGCCCTTCTCTGGCGAATGGCAGTTCCGTCTGGGCTTCTGCGCACTGGAAACCCGTGGTGTGATGCAGGTGTACTTCGGCTCCGATCCAAAGAACCTGACACCTCAGGGCATCCCCTTGGATATGACGAAGTTCTTGAATACAGACATGTATCTGGGTAGCCGTTTCAAGAGCGATGAGAAGCTGAACGACTATAACAGCAAGACCGACCTGGAGAAGGCACAGGAGCAGAAAATCCTGAAGAACCTGAAAGCTTATCGCGCCGGTACTTCTACCTACCACTTCAATCCTTCTACAGGTGAGAAGTTCTACTTCGCAGGTAACGAGCGTACCTATCGCCGTGTGCTCTGTACGGCCCAGGTTGACTGCACGAAGGACTACTACATCCGCTTCCGTGTGGCCAGTGATGGCAAGCAGGGTAACAACAACGAGTTCATGCTCGACTACTTCGAGATGGTGCCACGTAGCGTTTACAGCGTAGATGGCGACGGAGATATGGAAGACGATTTGTAA
- a CDS encoding RagB/SusD family nutrient uptake outer membrane protein — protein MRSYNIYNKVKGLALLVPFSGLLFSSCSDFLEIKPQNEIVLEDFWNEKADIDAIVAGCYSGLEADPIIRRMIVWGEGRSENVMAGGSIDKDVNLSYVLNENITAMNPYTTWDGFYNIINRCNTVINYAPTVAERDPGYTESEMKATIAEMTALRSLCYFYLIRTFRDVPYTEEVYLDDDQEMDLPATPFYTILDKLIADLEAVKENAITRYPTTKPLYQTGRITKCAIYAMLCEMYLWKQDYDNCIRCAEWVINDKLNLSKEQQSNSTSMGSQNSGNFERTNGYPLVNNAISSTTYGNAYQNIFVTGNSLETIFELIFDKDEAGKTMLGNSAVSVFYGNDTNAGHLQPSTVVIGDYSLTSNRTIYEDKNMKADARFFVNCNTQTEVIAKFTYKNIMVTAGSSTPGLWSDKYSFAKINNVDHHYNSSNWIIYRLPDIMLMEAEAYCMKAQDGSDAEIEATNKPLLDAAFKLVQAVNNRSIAQNNIATVQLAREDYKTKTQMEDLIYRERQRELMFEGKRYYDLVRCSMRDGNTQRLSQAMARRDITNGEFVQNFFKKMDAIFWPINNDELKVNKNLRQNPSFGSGENQSYE, from the coding sequence ATGAGAAGCTATAATATATATAATAAGGTGAAGGGACTGGCGCTGCTGGTTCCATTCTCGGGGCTCCTCTTCTCTTCGTGCAGCGATTTCCTGGAAATCAAACCACAGAACGAGATTGTGCTGGAGGACTTCTGGAATGAGAAAGCCGACATCGATGCTATCGTGGCTGGCTGCTACTCAGGTCTGGAGGCCGATCCCATCATCCGCCGCATGATTGTATGGGGCGAGGGCCGAAGCGAGAACGTGATGGCAGGTGGTAGCATCGATAAAGATGTGAACTTGTCGTATGTGCTCAACGAGAACATTACCGCCATGAACCCCTATACCACATGGGACGGGTTCTATAATATCATTAACCGTTGTAACACGGTGATTAACTATGCACCCACGGTGGCAGAGCGTGACCCGGGCTACACGGAGAGCGAGATGAAAGCCACGATTGCCGAGATGACGGCTCTGCGCTCACTGTGCTATTTCTATCTGATCCGCACGTTCCGTGATGTGCCTTATACTGAAGAGGTCTATCTGGACGATGACCAGGAGATGGATCTGCCGGCAACACCTTTCTACACCATCCTCGACAAGCTGATTGCCGACCTGGAGGCTGTGAAGGAGAATGCCATTACGCGCTATCCAACGACCAAACCATTGTATCAGACTGGACGCATCACCAAGTGTGCTATCTATGCCATGCTGTGCGAGATGTATCTGTGGAAACAAGACTACGACAACTGTATCCGCTGTGCTGAATGGGTCATCAACGACAAGCTGAACCTGAGCAAGGAACAGCAGTCAAACAGCACGTCGATGGGTTCACAGAACAGTGGAAACTTTGAGCGTACGAATGGCTATCCGCTGGTGAACAATGCCATCAGCAGCACCACCTATGGCAATGCCTATCAAAATATCTTCGTCACAGGAAACAGCTTGGAGACAATCTTCGAACTGATCTTTGACAAAGATGAGGCTGGTAAAACGATGTTGGGCAACTCGGCCGTCAGCGTGTTCTACGGCAACGACACCAACGCCGGACACCTGCAGCCTTCTACCGTTGTGATTGGCGACTACTCGCTGACAAGCAACCGCACGATCTATGAGGATAAGAACATGAAGGCTGATGCCCGTTTCTTCGTGAACTGCAACACGCAGACGGAGGTCATCGCTAAGTTCACTTATAAGAACATCATGGTGACTGCCGGTTCTTCTACACCCGGCTTGTGGAGCGATAAGTACAGCTTTGCAAAAATCAACAATGTGGATCACCACTACAACAGCAGCAACTGGATCATCTATCGCTTGCCCGACATCATGCTGATGGAGGCCGAGGCCTACTGCATGAAGGCGCAGGATGGTAGCGATGCCGAGATTGAGGCTACCAACAAACCTTTGCTGGATGCTGCATTCAAACTGGTGCAGGCTGTGAACAACCGTTCTATTGCGCAGAACAATATTGCCACCGTGCAGCTGGCACGCGAGGACTATAAGACCAAGACACAGATGGAAGACCTGATCTACCGTGAGCGCCAGCGTGAACTGATGTTCGAGGGCAAACGCTACTATGACTTGGTGCGCTGTTCAATGCGCGACGGAAACACTCAGCGCCTGTCGCAGGCCATGGCTCGTCGCGATATCACCAATGGCGAGTTCGTGCAGAACTTCTTCAAGAAGATGGATGCCATCTTCTGGCCTATCAACAACGATGAGCTGAAGGTGAATAAGAACCTGAGACAGAATCCATCGTTCGGTTCTGGCGAGAATCAGAGCTATGAGTAA
- a CDS encoding SusC/RagA family TonB-linked outer membrane protein — translation MKILKSMIFVLALLLSTAVGAQNITSVHGTLSDELGPLMGATVCEIDATGRIIESAVTDLNGNFTMKIRNPKDHIRFSYVGLNTVTQPINKTTYNIKMSSKTVLKEVTIKSKKRANGNSLPIPQREISYATQTISMKEFEGLGITSVDEALQGRIAGLDIIGNSGDLGSGSTMRLRGASSLSSLTDANPLIVVDGNIREVSLDNFDMAGANNEKFAELLNINPEDIASITVLKDAAATAVYGSQGGNGVIELTTKRGVRGKPKLTYTLKLTGTYQPKGYNLLSGDDYTMMLKEAYFNPMQDGTIADKDAIPEINYMGDNEGFTDWREYRANTDWRDAVTQWGLRQNHYVTISGGGEKASFRIGGGFDHETGTMIKQKLNRFSTRVALDYNVSSRIRISTNFALTYTKNDMNSDNLLSIAQRIMPNMSIYVKDPVTGLDTSDYFTMRRPRYEGDPMRGSDVFEKDQRTYVNPVASANLAKNQRRTYDMSPELVINYQLLGTDEDHWQLNWRGSVYMNIFNQYDDKYYPWELNPVGVKGGVNSASKGSSKSVSFNTKQTLTLTPAFTNKDHSMMMMGRFELTSGSSNGQATGANGLASGVSTPTAGGLNFSPSSWYNQWRSMYYTFSTHYAYKGRYMADFTLRADGTTKFGPNNRWGFFPSVSLRWNIIDEPWMAKLKPTLSMLSLRPSWGRVGNQPNQNYLYTSKYGTTDRYIDMAGMVPLNLRLTDLKWQIVSSYNLGMDLGFLDDRLTMTIEAYSSTTTDMLLQNYRIPSNAGFATVPYRNSGKMRNTGWEFHINTNRLIKAGKFIMDMNANFGNNRNEILEMDEYLLKNLNSTFSYENGEFLRYVQLHNPFGAIYGFKYKGVYTHNYNTFIKLTPAEQQGFLNGTLPDAWYAERGWEKRPYTAPVAMNADGKLILDATGTPVRMVYNYTNDNTGKNVRFNGGDAMYEDINHDGQINALDITYLGSSLPKLTGGFGFSFNYGDWRLTTQFNYRVGNKIINMARLRAEAMTGNDNQSQAVNYRWRKEGDVTSIPRAMHYFKDGPYSYNSLVSDRFVEDGSYLRMSYAQLSYAIKKKYLTWIGLNRISLYASINNPFVITKYSGVDPDISNAGYDPAIDNAQTPRSRSYTLGLTVDF, via the coding sequence ATGAAGATACTTAAATCCATGATATTCGTTCTGGCACTGTTGTTATCAACAGCAGTAGGCGCACAGAACATTACGTCGGTTCACGGTACGCTGAGCGACGAGCTGGGTCCGCTGATGGGTGCCACCGTCTGCGAGATCGATGCTACGGGACGTATCATCGAGTCGGCCGTTACCGACCTGAATGGTAACTTCACCATGAAGATACGTAACCCGAAAGACCACATCCGATTCAGCTATGTGGGCTTGAACACGGTGACACAGCCTATCAACAAGACGACCTACAACATCAAGATGTCGTCGAAGACCGTCTTGAAGGAAGTGACCATCAAATCGAAGAAACGTGCTAACGGTAACTCGCTGCCTATTCCACAGCGCGAGATCTCGTATGCCACACAGACCATCTCCATGAAGGAGTTCGAGGGTCTGGGCATCACCTCGGTCGATGAAGCCCTGCAGGGTCGTATCGCCGGTCTGGACATTATCGGCAACTCGGGTGACCTGGGTTCTGGTTCTACCATGCGTCTGCGTGGTGCCTCTTCACTCTCGTCACTGACCGATGCCAACCCTCTGATTGTGGTCGATGGTAACATTCGCGAGGTGAGCCTCGACAACTTCGACATGGCTGGTGCCAACAATGAGAAGTTTGCCGAACTGCTGAACATCAACCCCGAGGATATCGCTTCAATCACCGTGCTGAAGGACGCTGCCGCTACGGCCGTCTATGGTTCGCAGGGTGGTAATGGTGTGATCGAACTGACCACCAAGCGTGGTGTGCGCGGTAAACCAAAACTCACCTATACGCTGAAACTGACAGGCACCTACCAGCCTAAGGGCTACAATCTGCTGAGTGGCGACGACTACACCATGATGCTGAAAGAGGCCTACTTCAATCCTATGCAGGATGGTACGATTGCCGACAAGGATGCTATCCCCGAAATCAACTACATGGGCGACAACGAAGGCTTTACCGACTGGCGCGAGTATCGTGCCAACACCGACTGGCGCGACGCCGTGACACAGTGGGGTCTGCGTCAGAACCACTATGTGACCATCTCGGGTGGTGGCGAGAAAGCCTCGTTCCGTATCGGTGGTGGTTTCGACCATGAGACCGGTACCATGATCAAGCAGAAGCTGAACCGCTTCTCAACCCGTGTGGCTCTGGACTACAACGTCAGCAGCCGTATCCGCATCAGCACGAACTTCGCGCTGACCTACACCAAGAATGACATGAACTCTGACAACCTGTTGTCTATCGCTCAGAGAATCATGCCTAACATGAGCATCTATGTGAAAGACCCCGTGACGGGGCTCGACACCTCAGACTACTTCACCATGCGTCGTCCACGCTACGAGGGCGACCCCATGCGCGGCTCGGACGTCTTCGAGAAAGACCAGCGCACCTATGTCAACCCCGTGGCAAGTGCCAACCTGGCTAAGAACCAGCGCCGCACCTACGACATGTCGCCTGAGCTGGTGATCAACTACCAGCTGCTGGGCACCGACGAGGACCACTGGCAGTTGAACTGGCGTGGTAGTGTCTATATGAACATCTTCAACCAGTACGACGATAAGTACTATCCTTGGGAGCTGAACCCCGTGGGTGTGAAGGGTGGTGTGAACAGTGCTTCGAAGGGCTCTTCGAAGAGTGTATCGTTCAACACCAAGCAGACCCTCACGCTGACACCGGCATTCACCAACAAGGACCACTCGATGATGATGATGGGACGCTTTGAGCTGACATCAGGTTCGTCTAACGGACAGGCTACAGGTGCCAACGGTCTGGCTTCAGGCGTATCGACACCGACTGCCGGCGGTCTGAACTTCTCGCCCAGCTCGTGGTACAACCAGTGGCGCTCCATGTACTACACCTTCTCTACGCACTATGCGTACAAGGGTCGCTACATGGCCGACTTCACCCTGCGTGCCGACGGTACCACGAAGTTTGGTCCTAACAACCGCTGGGGCTTCTTCCCCTCTGTGTCTCTGCGTTGGAACATCATCGACGAGCCATGGATGGCCAAGCTGAAACCCACACTCTCGATGCTGTCGCTGCGTCCCAGCTGGGGTCGCGTGGGTAACCAGCCCAACCAGAACTATCTATATACCTCAAAGTATGGCACAACAGACCGCTATATCGACATGGCAGGTATGGTGCCCCTGAACTTGCGACTGACCGACCTGAAGTGGCAGATCGTGTCAAGCTATAACTTGGGTATGGACCTGGGCTTCTTAGACGACCGTCTGACCATGACCATCGAGGCCTATAGCTCGACAACCACCGACATGCTGTTGCAGAACTACCGCATCCCATCGAACGCTGGTTTCGCCACCGTTCCTTATCGCAACAGCGGTAAGATGCGCAACACGGGTTGGGAGTTCCATATCAACACCAACCGTCTGATCAAGGCTGGTAAGTTCATCATGGACATGAATGCCAACTTCGGTAACAACCGCAACGAGATTCTGGAGATGGACGAGTACTTGCTGAAGAACCTGAACTCTACCTTCTCTTATGAAAACGGTGAGTTCCTGCGCTATGTGCAGCTGCACAACCCATTCGGCGCTATCTACGGCTTCAAGTACAAGGGTGTCTATACGCACAACTACAACACGTTTATCAAACTGACACCTGCCGAGCAGCAGGGCTTCCTCAACGGAACACTGCCCGACGCATGGTATGCTGAGCGCGGTTGGGAGAAGCGTCCTTACACGGCTCCTGTTGCCATGAATGCGGATGGCAAGCTGATCCTCGATGCTACGGGCACTCCCGTACGTATGGTGTATAACTATACCAACGACAACACCGGTAAGAACGTGCGCTTCAACGGTGGTGATGCCATGTATGAGGATATCAACCACGATGGACAGATCAACGCACTCGATATCACCTATCTGGGTTCGTCGCTGCCTAAGCTGACTGGTGGCTTCGGCTTCAGCTTCAACTATGGCGACTGGCGACTCACCACCCAGTTTAACTATCGTGTGGGCAACAAGATTATCAATATGGCACGTCTGCGTGCCGAGGCCATGACTGGCAACGACAACCAGAGCCAGGCTGTGAACTACCGCTGGCGCAAGGAGGGCGACGTCACCTCTATTCCTCGCGCTATGCACTACTTCAAGGATGGTCCTTATTCCTACAACTCGCTGGTCAGCGACCGCTTCGTGGAAGATGGCTCTTACCTGCGTATGAGCTATGCCCAGCTGTCGTATGCCATCAAGAAGAAGTACCTCACCTGGATTGGTCTGAACCGTATTTCTCTCTATGCAAGTATCAACAACCCCTTCGTCATCACGAAGTACTCGGGTGTTGACCCCGATATCTCGAACGCTGGCTACGATCCCGCTATCGACAATGCGCAGACACCACGTTCACGTTCATACACACTGGGTTTAACTGTTGACTTCTAA
- a CDS encoding fasciclin domain-containing protein, translating into MNRTTIVSQGRRVVMTACCALIGAAALQSCKDDVLTGQPSYLGNSIYQRLQEDGNYNYTVRLIEDLDLAEVLNQTGSKTLFVADDKAYDDWFQNNDWNVSSYDELNLSQKKLLLKNSMIDNAYLLELLGNTKGTPPSEGKAMRRKTSTHIYDSIQVLQPADMPNNPAWDALRARGKAVPVLKDETAAPMIHFLPSFMSYHNITAEDLSLLTNGHATSIQESWVNGKRVLPNYDENGNRVEGHDITCKNGYIHKVDGVIESSPNMAEIIRNLPEASIWSRILDRFSVPYRNVTATNDYVSNKGKAAGADKDTVYNFRYLSNLSVGLKALETDEDKLIPTDEIGLLKFDPGWNQYIYRDDKDFDMHFDAGAMIVPTNAAMQNWWSPTGAGADLYNEYGGDLDKVPLKTLAKLINVNMLTSFYESVPSNFQNVLNDAKESLGIKKEDIVKCYMGCNGVVYLVEPKNPTKPIFTPAEYASVVYPALAHSKTMNAIYWGIEELNFLPYLLAMDQHYSLLLPTNDAMKFYVDPYTYGLKEETSGTETPDIIEFFIDPKVSTRSTQLKAWRWKSTVDAQGNIVKNTSTDSVEVNRDVIKKMMEDLVDQLIVVGDIESGYAYYKTKSGSIIKVNGSGSNLKVAGGWQVEHGTSIPVVNKYLKQNGKAYELEAQVPLGAEKSLVAVLNEHSEYKPFLNLLNSSYCDFLTQTLSNTYNCGGKDLGNQNFKLFDNYNYTVYVPSRKSIEQLQAAGKLPKWQELEETRIDSVSTPGEKIEISVIDSICDANYWFRDADARTDADSTKVRTAVKTALTTIVDDFVRYHVHDHAIGIDMAPEDGVGPNYESMKRNPVNGRFYPINATYGKSSLTVKDAAGKTHHVVTTPGLYNNIVREYWFQGNYNEKEQTARLFMGSNAMVHLLDDSGALMYGDMKNWTTAVREALVAAKVIK; encoded by the coding sequence ATGAATCGTACAACTATCGTATCGCAAGGACGACGGGTGGTGATGACCGCCTGCTGTGCGTTGATAGGAGCCGCAGCACTGCAGTCGTGTAAGGACGATGTGCTGACCGGACAGCCCTCGTATCTGGGCAACTCCATCTACCAGCGCCTGCAAGAAGACGGTAACTACAACTACACGGTGCGCCTCATTGAGGACCTGGATTTGGCAGAGGTCCTCAATCAGACAGGTTCAAAAACGCTTTTCGTAGCCGACGACAAAGCCTACGACGACTGGTTCCAGAACAACGACTGGAACGTGTCGAGCTATGATGAGCTGAATCTATCGCAGAAGAAGTTGCTGCTGAAGAACTCGATGATCGACAATGCCTATCTGCTCGAGTTGCTGGGCAACACCAAGGGAACACCTCCCAGCGAGGGTAAGGCCATGCGCCGCAAGACGTCAACCCACATCTATGACTCTATTCAGGTGCTGCAACCTGCCGACATGCCAAACAACCCCGCATGGGATGCACTGCGCGCTCGCGGCAAGGCTGTGCCCGTGCTGAAAGACGAGACGGCAGCGCCCATGATTCACTTCCTGCCCTCGTTCATGAGCTATCACAACATCACGGCCGAGGACCTCTCGCTGCTGACCAATGGTCATGCCACCTCTATTCAGGAGTCGTGGGTCAACGGCAAGCGCGTGTTGCCTAACTACGACGAGAACGGCAACCGTGTGGAAGGTCACGACATCACCTGTAAGAACGGATACATCCACAAGGTGGATGGCGTGATCGAGTCTTCGCCCAATATGGCTGAGATCATCCGCAACCTGCCCGAGGCCTCTATCTGGTCAAGGATACTGGATCGCTTCTCGGTGCCCTATCGCAACGTGACTGCTACCAATGACTATGTGTCTAACAAAGGTAAGGCTGCGGGTGCCGATAAGGATACGGTCTATAACTTCCGCTATCTCAGCAACCTGTCAGTAGGTCTGAAGGCATTGGAGACCGACGAGGATAAACTCATCCCTACCGATGAGATTGGTCTTCTGAAGTTTGATCCGGGATGGAACCAGTATATCTATCGCGACGATAAAGACTTCGACATGCACTTCGATGCCGGTGCCATGATTGTGCCCACCAATGCTGCCATGCAGAACTGGTGGAGCCCCACGGGTGCTGGTGCCGACCTCTATAATGAATATGGTGGCGACCTCGACAAGGTGCCCTTGAAGACATTGGCCAAGCTGATCAACGTGAACATGCTGACTTCGTTCTACGAGTCGGTGCCTTCTAACTTCCAGAACGTGCTCAACGATGCCAAGGAGAGCCTCGGCATCAAGAAGGAGGACATCGTGAAGTGCTACATGGGTTGCAACGGTGTGGTTTATCTGGTTGAACCCAAGAATCCCACCAAGCCTATCTTCACACCTGCCGAATATGCTTCGGTGGTTTATCCTGCGCTGGCACACAGCAAGACCATGAATGCCATCTACTGGGGTATTGAGGAACTGAACTTCCTGCCTTACCTGCTGGCCATGGACCAGCACTACAGCCTGCTGTTGCCCACCAACGATGCCATGAAGTTCTATGTGGATCCCTATACCTATGGACTGAAAGAGGAGACATCTGGAACTGAGACCCCCGACATCATAGAATTCTTCATCGACCCCAAGGTTTCCACGCGCAGCACACAGCTGAAGGCGTGGCGCTGGAAGTCAACCGTCGATGCACAGGGAAACATCGTCAAGAACACCAGCACCGACTCTGTTGAGGTGAACCGCGACGTGATCAAGAAGATGATGGAAGACCTGGTCGATCAGCTGATCGTGGTAGGCGACATCGAGAGTGGTTATGCCTACTATAAGACCAAGAGCGGCTCTATCATCAAGGTCAACGGCAGCGGCAGCAACCTGAAGGTGGCCGGCGGCTGGCAGGTGGAACACGGCACCAGCATCCCTGTGGTGAACAAATACCTCAAGCAGAATGGTAAGGCCTACGAACTGGAGGCTCAGGTGCCCCTGGGTGCCGAGAAGTCGCTGGTGGCTGTGCTGAACGAGCATAGCGAGTATAAGCCCTTCCTGAATCTGCTGAACAGCAGCTATTGCGACTTCCTGACACAGACCTTGTCAAACACCTATAACTGTGGTGGTAAGGACCTGGGCAATCAGAACTTCAAGCTGTTTGATAACTATAACTACACTGTCTATGTGCCTTCTCGCAAGTCTATCGAGCAACTGCAGGCTGCAGGCAAGCTGCCCAAGTGGCAGGAACTCGAAGAGACCCGCATTGACTCTGTTTCTACACCTGGCGAGAAGATCGAGATCAGTGTGATTGACAGTATATGTGATGCCAACTACTGGTTCCGCGATGCCGATGCGAGAACTGATGCTGACTCTACCAAAGTGCGCACAGCCGTGAAGACCGCGCTGACCACAATCGTTGACGACTTCGTCCGCTATCATGTCCACGACCATGCCATCGGTATCGACATGGCACCCGAGGATGGCGTAGGACCTAACTACGAGAGTATGAAACGCAACCCCGTCAATGGTCGCTTCTATCCTATCAATGCCACCTATGGCAAGTCGTCACTCACGGTGAAGGATGCTGCCGGCAAGACCCACCACGTGGTCACCACGCCCGGTCTCTATAACAACATTGTGCGTGAATACTGGTTCCAGGGCAACTATAACGAGAAGGAGCAGACGGCTCGCCTCTTCATGGGTAGCAACGCTATGGTGCATCTGCTCGACGACTCGGGCGCACTGATGTATGGCGACATGAAGAACTGGACGACGGCTGTCAGAGAGGCCCTTGTTGCTGCTAAAGTAATTAAATAA